Genomic window (uncultured Hyphomonas sp.):
GCGCCTCTGCCAGCTTGCGAACATTTTGGAATGAAGGGCTGCGACGGCCGTTTTCGAAATGCCCTATCGCGGCCGGCTGAAGGTCTGATTTTGCAGCCAGCTCCGCTTGAGAAAAGCCTCTTTTTTCGCGCGCTATCAATAACCTTTTCGGAAATACACTATCACCATCGCTCGGGTTTGACACTACGGACCTCAACATGCTATTCCTACGGATACGTAGATACTCGGCAGCAAAATTTTTTGCTCTGATTGCCTACGTTTTCGTAGCTAAACTTATGACGAATTGGCGTAGCTGGTCAAGGAAAATCAGGACTGAAAGCAGCGGTCGACCAAGATCATAGAGATAAGAAGGAACAAACCAATGCCGCTGGATTTTCTCTGGCTAAATGATTCGAAGGAGGTGGCCGAAAGGCTGCTTCTGGATACGGCTGGCCGTATCCAGCTGTCCCGCACTCAATATGAGGAAGCGGTTCGGAATTACAATGCGCTCAGCGAATGGGTAGATGAGGGCGACCACGAACTGTCCGGCCGCGTCACAGATATATATCCTTCGGGAAGCTTTGCTATCGGCGCAGCCATTCTTGGGCAGGTTCGCAAGGATCAGCACGATGTCGATGTTGTCATTGAGCTCGATCTGCCACTCAACTCGGACCCGCAATTCGTTATGACATCCTTGTATGAAGCCGTCAGAAGGGAACCCGGCTCCCGTTACTATGACATGACGACGCTACAGTCACGGTGCGTGACGGTCACATACAAGGATGGCCGTACTGTCGATCTCATGCCCGCAGTGCGCATCAAGGGACATCCAGAGCGTGTCATCCAGATTTTTCACTGGAATGAGGAGACGGGTGAGTCCTATCACAAGGAGGTCAATCCGAAGAAGTTCGCCAAGCACTTCAAAGACAACTTGGTTTACAGCAAGACATTTGAGAAACGATTCTCGGATCGAATGAGTGTTCTGGCGAAAGCCGAAACACAACCGATGCCAAATTTTGAGCCGATGGCGACGAAGGCGACTCGCCAAGTGGCGTTACAGCTCATCAAGCGCAAGCGTAACCTGATGTGGCGGAGCACCGCCCGCAAGAGCAAGTTCAGACAGCCGCCTTCTGTGGTCAAGGCAGCTCTGGCAATCCCCCAGTGGAAGGCGTCAGATTACCTCATCGATGAAACGATTGATCTAGCCAAGACGATCTGTGACGCCATCGACGCAGCAGAAAAGCAAGCGTCTGTGCTGGAAGTCCGCAACCCGACCTGGCATCCAGATGTATTCACTGATCGCTGGCCGGAAAGCCGTGAAGCCCAGCAAATGTTTGCAGCGGACCTCCGTATCCTGACCCACGACCTTTGTCGTCTTCGAGATGAGGACCTGACGCCTGCTGAAAAACTGAGAATCCTGAAGGAGCACTTCGGCGAGACACCGGCGAACTATGCCTTCAATGCCTATGGAAAGGCCCAAGAGTCCGCGAGGTCTCAGGGGCGCACCAAGGTGTCGCCTTCAGGCAAGGTCGGCATCCTTGCAGCGAGTGCTGCCTCTCTTCCGAAGCGTACAAACTTCGGGGGTGATCCAGTCTGATGCTCACAATTGCGGAACAAAGCCGAATGCTGCGTGCCGATTTCCCTCAATTCAGGGCAATCAGCTTGGCGGAGCGGAGAGGAATTTGGGAGGGGGATGTGCGTCCCTCGGCGACCTCATACCGGCTTCGCATCGACTACGAGCTTCCTCCGCATTTCGCGTTGCGCTCACCGGCATGGGATTACTATCCGCGCGTTTACGTGATTGAGCCTTATCTGCGACGTAACTATGACGCCGAGCTCGGCCCGCTCCCCCACGTCTGGTACGATAAGAAGTATCAGGGGCAGCCTAATCTATGCCTTTTCCATCCTGAAAGGTCGGAATGGGGGTATAGCGCGCCAATCGCCGAAACGACGCTGCCTGATGCCTGCGAATGGCTCAATAGCTACGAACTGTGGCTCGCCGACGGTCGCTGGTATGGCGGCGGGGCGAACCACGATCCGCTCGCTGGAAGAGAAAACTCATGACCTATAGAAGATCGGACGGTACGCTCTATGAAGAGCGACAGAAACTCCCTTGGCCTGCTGACACGCCATTCAGAATATTGTCCATCGATGGCGGTGGAATAAAGGGCATTTTGCCTGCAACAATTCTAGCTAATCTTGAAAACGCCCTTCCGGATAATCACGGGCTTGCAAAGCACTTCGACTTGATTGCCGGAACCTCGACGGGAGGAATTATTGCAATTGGCCTGGCTCTCGGCGTAAGCGCGAAAACGATACTGGATCTTTATCTGACAGAGGGCGATCGGATTTTTCCGTCAGCGCCTTGGATGTTCGGAAGAATTGGGAGGAGGGTAGGCCTTGCGAAGCAGATATTTCACAGGCGTTACGATCCGACGGTTCTGGATCACGAGCTTGCACGTATAATTGGTGGACGGAAATTTGGAGAGGCAAAGTGCCGCCTTGTGGTGCCGGCTTTCGATCAGAATACGGAGCCGTACATTTTTAAGACAGCTCACCACCCGGACTACAAACGCGATTGGAAGGAGGATGCATTGACTGTTGCTCGTGCTACATCGGCTGCTCCGGCCTTCCTGGAAGGTCTTGAGCATTCGGGAAGGCGATTTTGGGACGGTGGGGTGTTTGCAAATAATCCTTTGATGATGGCTGTTGTCGACGCGCTCGCTTGTTATGATATCTCCAGGCGCAATATCGAAGTTTTGTCGATTGGCTGCGCTACGGACAAGCCGGCGTTGACAAGGCGCCATTTAACCGCTGGTTTTTGGGGCTGGAGAAACGCGCATGCTGTGGCTAGCAGTTTGCAAAACCATGATGCAATCGGTCAGGCTGGATTATTGATAGGGCGGGATCACCTGTTGCGGATTGACGCCGATCTGCCGTACACCATTGAAATGGATGACTACGTTACTGCAAAAGAACGGTTACCTGAAGTTGGTGACTATCTTTGGGGTAACAGCCGTGAGGTGCTGCTTGAAATGGCAACTCCGTTGGCATCTGGTTTTGCGCCATTTCATCCGCATTGCTAGTGGAAATCTGGGGAGGGGGGGGCGCTTCTTTGATCCGTAAGCGGATTGATGTATGGCGCGTTCGGGGAGCCATTGGGATCCAAAATTCAATATTACACCAAATTTTGGATAGATTGGCGGAAGGGCTACACGGCATGAATAATTTCGACGACTTTTGTGCCTGACATCCGTCGAACTTGCAGTACGTGATTGGAAATATCCTCAACTCCACCTTCGATGCATAACTCTACGACTCTTTCTCCGGCCCTTCGCTTCTTTTTCCAGTTGGCATATGGGTAGTCTGGGATTTTCTTGAATGTGCTTTTACCCCTGGGGTGAGGAAAGGGCTTTGTGCAACCGGAATTCATTGGACAAAGCCGTACATTTTCTCGATTCGCTTCCACCAATGAACGGCTATCTAGTATTAATACGTCGTGCTCGGAGTCCCGGTACGCCCTTGCTCCAAGTAAACGGAGGAGTCGGTCTTCGGTCATCCAGAAGAAGACCTTTGAGTTTAGGATTCTGTACCATTCCGTTGGGGTGAGGCCGTCTTCCAGACACTTTGAGAGCCCGTTGTCCGTCATTGGCTTTTGGTCCCGCACAACCGCGTTTGCTAATCCAGCTGTCCGTATTGGAACTGACTCTGGGCGATGGGCCGCTTCAATGATCTCGCGATCTTTTCCCTGGATTTTATACAGATCGAGCAAAGAGGAGGTACTGAGTAATCCGTGTTCGGCGATTGATGGCCAACTCCCCCGCTCGGCCATATGGTATAGGCGCGGACAATCTTTCAGCAATTCCTCTAGTTCTTCGTTGGTCATTAGGTTCCTCAATGATTCGGCTTGTTAAGTGGAAGCCTTTCGGCTTTGGATCAGATCGATGTTGTTGCGATAGCAGACAGCGTGCCGGGTGTTTTATGACCAACTACGCCGATCGATCATGGATCGAATATCCCTATCGCTCTCCATGTCGGGAAACCGAACGTTGATGATGGATACTGGTGCTTGGGCCACATGCTCTAATTCTTCAATGAACTTGATTGTGTCTTGAGTTAGCTGTTCAAACCTTCTCGCAGACTGATTATCTTTACTCAGATAATCTGCAAACGTAAGCGCAATATCAGTCGGAGTGTTGAGGATGCACGCATGCCGAAACTGTTCCCAGTCGAACCAGCCGACGCGCCGGTCTCGCTTCGTTGTAGAAGTCTTCTCAGCTTTCTTCACTTCGTCGGGATCAAGACCAGCCTGGGTGGCTATGGTAGCGAAGTCGGTCTCGTTCTTTAGTCGTCCTGAAGAATGCTTGCCACCATCAGGATTTCCGACTCTGATTGGGGTGGTGCGTACAACCATGATGACTCGGCGTACTCGTTTTGGAGATATGCCTGCTTCGGTCAAACAGCCAGCAACGTTTGTGTCTCTTGACGTAACATGCGGGTAGGAACCGTGAAATATGCTAAGTCCGCTCCCTTGAGTTCCTTCCAATAATATCTTTTTGCCAGCTGCGTAATTGCGCTCAAGTTCTTGTACGGTATTTCCACAAAACTTGGGCCGTGATTGCGTATATTTTTCTAGATCGGGATCGTCTCCCGCAAGTATGGGAGGGGTGGCGTTCCGTTCCATAATTCGTCGTGCGCTAGCCGCACCACTTCCGCTAGCTGTGGATGCGATTTCTTCACGCATCTTTACTTCAGCTTCTTTGTCTTCTTCGGAAATGAGCATCGCATTCGGATCAATGCACAAGCGGTCCGGTGTAATCTTGCAGTCTTCAATTTCCTTCAGAAGGCTGTCCTTGTGGATTGTCATGCCGGGGCCAAGAAGAATTTTTCCTTTGAAGTCGCGGGCTCCGGATGGAAGTTGATGGTATGTGTATTTTCCAGACTCCGATGAAACGGTATGTCCAGCGTTTGGGCCTCCAACCCGAATAACTAGATCGTAGTTGCGTGCGAGCGCCGCTGCGATGTGCCCCTTACCTTCGCTTCCAAACTGTCCCCCAATTAGAACGTCAACTAGCCTTCTGCCGGGATCGGAAAACAAGCCGAGTCGCGCGGCGACCCTAGTATATGTGTCCCCCGAATCTGACCGATCTACGTTGATCCGGACATCTGCGTCCTTTCGGAACTGATTGATATCATCTTCACTCTCGATCGGGTCGGCCTGGTCATATGATATGTTCTCTTCCTTAAGTTTCGGGCCGTATTGCTCCTCCAGAAAGGGACGCGGTGCATAGAGGTGAACATGAAGTGCTCGCCATTCCGGATGATTTCGGAAGTGCCTCAGTTGCCGTTCATTGCGGACATGATCGATTACGATTCTAGAATGTTGCGCGGCTGCGCTTTTGACGATCTCGAACAGCCACTTCCCATCGGACTGGGTATCCCACTGCGCGCCAGAATCCTGCAGTTCGGATCGACCCATTTTGGTCGCATCCATTAGATCAAAGCGCCGACGTATCTCGTTGCTCGTCCGTATCACGTGGAAATTGTGATCTAGTTGCAGGCGTTCTGCGAGATGAGTCTTGCCTGTGCCCAGGTGGCCGGTAATCAGAACAATTTCGACCACTTCAAAAACCCTTCGATTGTCTGCGCGGTAGCGTCTTCTTTATCCGTCTGGTTCGTATCTACGACCAAGTCTGCAAGTTCGCGCAAACTGCGCGATTCACGTTCATTGTCAGTGTCGATCGCTTGTTCAAAGTTCGTGGCGGTATCACTTTCCCGATCGCGGCTGACGTATCTGGATTTCAACACGTCATCGGGTGCCGTGAAGTGTACGTGGAATACTCTGCCAGGAAGTGCATTGCGGAAGTGCGAGACTTGCTTTCGCTTGCGGACGCTATCAAAAATCCAGAGAGGTTGCTCAGGGTCTTTGTTCATAGCGGGAATAGCAACTTGGTAGACCACCCAGTTGAAATCTGTTTCTTCATCTAGCAGGTCTCCAAGCTGAACCAAGTTGAGCCTCGACTGACCGATCTCTCGTCGTTGTGCTAAGTCCTCTAAATAAGCCCTAGAACTTAGTCGGAAAAAGTTATGTGATTGAACCAGGCAACGGATAATTGACGATTTTCCGACGGCGATTGGTCCACTGACAATTATCAGCTTTTGGTCCACCATAGCATTGTGACCTCTTTTTAGCCAGTTTGGATCATGCGTTCATACATGGACGTCGCGAGGCCAGCATGCGTAGGTTCCTTATTTTGTGTCGCTACCGTGTCCATTTCCATTTTCATCGGACTGGGAGAATTGCTCGACCGTTTCCTGCAATTGCCTCACGATTCCGAACTCGTCTGGATTGGGGGCGCGCTTAACGTAACGGAGTCGCCGGAGCCTCAGTAGGGTATCCTTTTCTTCTCTAGATATTGCGCCAACATTTTCCATTGCGGCCAAATACTCATCGCTCATTATCCGCATGCTGCGGATATTGTCTTTGGTGGTTTGCCAAAGTGCCTTTTTTGCATTCAGCCTCTCTCTGCAAGATAGCTTGGCTTTTTCCCAGAGCCCCTTAACGATACGATCGGCGTGGTTGCTGTCAGTTACATGCCCTTGGCCCAGCAGCGTCGTTACTGCCGCGTATAGCGCTACGACCAGCTCTTGGCCTTCGTCGGCCTTCTCATTTGATTTTCGCTGAAGCTCAGATAACTGCTCTTCGAAGCCTTTGGTAAGTTTATCCAACTTATCGCTGGTCGTCTCATTTAGCTTCTTGAGGTCCTTTTCTGTATTGTCGACCATATCGCTTAGAGAAGAAATGCGATCCCTAAATACAAAAGGAAGAATAACGGCGGAGGAGAGTAGCCCAAGAGCGGTCACCATTGACGCGATAACGTTTGCTCGTCCGTCGCCTTCTAGATTTGTCCAGAGCTCGGCTAGCCAACCGTCTCGGACTCCAAAGACCATACCCACAATGACGAGGACATAGAGAGATAAAACCACTCCGACCGCTAACGCAGAGAATACCCCAAGCGATTTTTTCTTTTTGTCTGTTTTGACTTGAGTGTCTGACATTCCCACTCCCAACTTTTTTTGAACAATAGCTGAGAAAATGGATGCGTCCATTCAATTTAGAGTCGGGAAAATTGCGCTTCATGAAGATCAAGCCTAGAGTCGCAAAGCAGCAAAGGGAACGGATGAAGGGAGGGACTGTTGAGGTTGTATTTCTTTAGAGTTGTCACACTCGCGCTTGGTGTGACCTTCGCTGCGTGTCAGCCGTCGACCTCTACGCTAACCCAGGATGCCAATAACCAACTCGCTGGCATCGCCACGGTCGTCGATGGCGACACGATAGAAATCCACGGCGACCGCGTCCGCCTGGACGGCTTCGACTCTCCCGAACGCGGCTCCACATGCGGATCGGTCAACGTCTACAAAAAGGCCGCCTTCGCGTTGTCGGACTTCATCGGCGATCATACCGTCATTTGCGACATTAGCGGCAAGGACCGTTACGACCGCAACATTGGTGACTGCAAGGCCGGCGGCAAAAGCCTCGCCGAATACATCGTCAGCGAAGGCTGGGCCAGGGACTGGCCGCGCTACAGTCAAGGCGCCTATGCCGATGAAGAACGCCAGGCCCGGAATGCCGGTCGCGGAATCTGGGGGATGGACTGCCCAGCGGATCTTTGGGGCGACAGCAACTATGACTGACCGAATAGCGCTCAGAGATGGCGCCTTTTAAGCGATTGGGGCGGTGAGCATGTCCCGACGCGTTTGTCTCCTTGCCCCCGGTTGTTTGTCGCCTCTGTCTCCGAGTTCTTTCTGCGGGCCGCCATCGCAAACTCACTGCCCATCTTCATGGTGCGTCCAGGAAGGAGGCAAGGTCGAGGATCTTGTCCGTCGCCAGGGCTTCCGCGTGACGGCGTAATATCTGTGCGCTCGTTTCGAGTGACTGTTCGGGGATCCTGAACTGGACCGTGATTTCAGCAAGGGTTCTTTCATGAACCAGCTTCACTGTGACATCCCGATCTTCAAGATCCACAACGACCGTATCAAATGACCAAAGCTTTGTGCGCATGAGCTACCTCCAATGGACAGCTGAATGCTATTCGGGGTTGTGATTTGGTCCGCGCATTTTGCGTGAATCGGACTAGGCAATCTCGAGAGATCAAAGCAGAAGCAATTGAGCCTGCAACGGCATCGGAGAGAATATCGCGTGATTGCGCCGGCCTATTACCAAGCCCCGATCGATCGGTTCCTGAACCAGTCCGTCGATGAGATCCTCGGGCAACTGACGGCAGCGCACGGCTTTGCCCTGGAGCTCATGCAACGCGATGCTTGGAAAGTGCAGATTGAACTGCTCCAGGAAGAATTGAGGGAGCTCGACCATGGCGAAATCTTCTTCGAGTTCGCCATCCCGCGTATGGGGAAGCGGGCAGATGTCGTCCTGCTGCTTGATGGCACCATCTTCGTGTTGGAATTCAAAGTCGGGGCGTCGAGTTTCGATCGTAGCGCCATCGATCAGGTGCATGACTACGCTCTCGACCTCAAGAACTTCCACAAAGGCTCTCATGGCCTGCCGATCGTCCCCATCCTCATCGCCACGCGGGCACCCAGTGTGGTGTCGGAGAAGGCCAACTGGGCAGACGACCGGGTTGCCGCGCCCATCCTTTCAAACGGTAGGGAGCTAATCCCGCTCCTGCGGGGACTGGCGCCTAGATCGGCAGGCGCGGTCGATCCCGAGGCGTGGATCAGGTCTGGCTATCTGCCGACTCCGACCATTATCGAAGCGGCTCAGGCGCTCTACCAGAACCATTCGGTCGAGGAGATTGCCCGCTCGGATGCCGGTGCGCAGAACCTCACCGCGACGGCGGAATGCATCCGTCAGATCGTCGCGGATGCGCGGGCCAACCAGAAGAAGGCGATCTGCTTCGTCACCGGCGTCCCAGGGTCAGGCAAAACCCTCGCCGGCCTCAACATCGCAACAGAGAGTTCGCACGAGGATGAGGAGGGGCGAGCGGTATTCCTATCCGGCAATGGACCGCTCGTGATTGTCTTGCGGGAGGCGCTTGCCCGCGACCAGGTTGCGCGTCTCAAGGCCAAGAAGGGGGATGCCCTTCGCGAAGTGTCGAGCTTCGTTCAGAACATCCACCATTTCCGGGATGAGGCTCTGCGGCAGGAGACGCCACCGCCCGAGCACATTGTCATCTTCGATGAGGCCCAGCGCGCCTGGACCCGGGATCAAGCGTCGAAGTTCATGCAGCAGAAGCGCGGGCAGGCGGATTTCGATATGTCCGAGCCGCAATTCCTAATCAGTGTGATGGACCGACATGCAGACTGGGCTGTGATTATCTGCCTGGTCGGTGGTGGCCAGGAAATCAATACCGGCGAAGCGGGTTTGGCGGAATGGATGAGCGCGCTACAGGCCCACTACCCGGATTGGGAGGTGCATGTCTCGGAACGCTTGCACGACCCCGACTACGGCCTTGAGGAGCATCGTGAAGGGCTTCTCAGGTCTGAGCGGGTCACATGGGAGGAAGGGCTGCACCTTGCCGTGTCGATGCGCTCCTTTCGAGCCGAGAAGCTTTCGGAGTTTGTCGGTCACGTGCTCGACAATCGCCCCGAGGAGGCGCAGCGGGTCTATGCGGAGATCAAGGACCGGTATCCGATTGCTCTGACCCGGGACATCGATGTCGCCCGCGAGTGGCTCCGTCAACATGCGCGCGGGACAGAACGGCATGGGCTGATTGCTTCGTCGGGGGCGTATCGCTTGAGGCCTGAAGGTATCAATGTACGTGCCAGCATTGATCCGGCAAATTGGTTCCTGAATGGGCCAGATGATGTCCGATCAGCCTATTACCTCGAAGAGGTTGCCACCGAGTTTGATGTGCAGGGCCTGGAGCTCGACTGGGCAGGCGTGTGCTGGGATGCTGACCTCCGCTACCAGGAGGGAGGCTGGAGCCATCATGCGTTTAAGGGGACGCGTTGGCAGAATGTGAATTCAGCAGATCGCCAGCTCTATCTCAAAAACGCTTACCGGGTGATCCTGACCCGTGCTCGCCAGGGGATGGTTATCTATGTCCCTCGGGGGAACGCTGATGATCCAACTCGGCCTCCAGAATTCTATGATAATATCGCAACCTATTTGGCGAGGTGTGGCCTGGGGTGAGGTTCGCGGTTCTCAGCGGACCTCCGCGAACCTCCTGTTCGCTCATTAGCGGCCGCGTTTGCGCTCTTCCGCGAATGGTTGCTGCCTGTACCAGGTGAAGAATTTGACGGCCTGGGAGAGGGCGTCGACCTGGTCATTGTATCGGCCATTTGGGAACGCGCGCAGCTCCGCTTCCAGAGCTGGAAGCCACTCGGCCTCTTCTGGAAGAAGCACTTTTCCTTGCTCCACAGCAATCATGGCTTTCTCCATTCTGGTCACCTTGTTTTCGGTCGGGCTCACTTTTTGAACGAAATATGGATATCGCTCGCAAAAGTCCGTCCCCCTCATTTCCTCGTTCAGCTGTTCAATTAGGGCGATACCGTTCGATGCCTTTTCGATGATCAAATGGTCTGGTCGATAGCAAAGAGACGTTTTGAGTACCGTTCGAAACAGCTTCGGGAAGGTACACCGCTTCCGGAAGACGTTCGTGAGATAGAGCTGTCCATCGATGATCCTGAAGCCCATGATGACCGAATATGATCCAGAGTCCGTTCCTGACGCGGCGTCGATGCTGTAGAATGTCAGGTCTCGCAGCTTGGGCAGGTCGCCATATCGACGGAACTTACTCAGATCAATGATCCCCCCGCCGTCAGGTACCGGCGCTTGCTGGAACTGAGCTTCGAACGCCCTATGACCCATGACCCCACGTTGCTTGTCGAGGTATTCGCGAGGATAGCGCTCAGGGTGGAGTACGTCTCCGACCTTGCGTTCGTGAAACAGGCCGGCTCCAATCGGGATTTTCTCATTTCGAACTGCGATGGCTGGAAAGCTGAGTTGCGTCCAGTTCTCCTGCTCAATGAGGTGTGCAGCGGGGTCGTAAATCGAGAGCCGCTGCATAACGAGAACAATGGGCGTCGTGGCCGGATTGTTGGTGCGGGTCGACAGTGTCTCGTCGATCCATTTGTTCACAGCGAAGCAAGCCGTCTCACTGTCTGCGTCCGATGCGTCCAATGGGTCGTCAATGACAATCACATCACCACCTCGACCGGTGACATTTGAATCGACCGATATTGCAATGCGGCCACCGCCTTGGAGTGTGGTGAACTCTCTTTCGCTATCCTTCGTTAACACGCCCTTCAGTGCGGGGAATATTTCCTGGATCTCGGGATGGGAAATGAGCTGCCGTGTGAGGTTCGACAATTTAATCGCGAGTTCGAGGGAGTGCGAAACTGCAAGGACTGTCTTCGTCGGGTCGTTGCCGATAATGAAGACCGGCCAAAACACAGAGGTTATGAGCGATTTTAGTGATCGCGGAGGGAGCGAAATCATTAAGCGCCGGATATCTCCCTCACCGACGCGTTGTAGATGAAAGCCCATCGCGTCGAGGTGCCAGCCGTCTTCGAGTACCTTCGTTGGATGCAGGTAGGAGAATGCCTTCCGGATGAAGCTCCGAAAGTCGGTTCGACATAGCGCATGAATGTCCGACTTTCGGGCGTGTACTTCCAGCAAGGTCGTGGTGTCAGTCATACTTGGCCTCCTTCTCGGCAATGGCTCGCTCGATGAAGCGAGCTAGAAGCGCCTGATCCTCTGCGCTGGCCGGTTGTTGTGTAGGATCGACGTCAGGCACTTCTTCGAAGTGAAGGTTGAGCTGTCGAAGGAGTTCAGTGAGTGCCTTAGCGTTCCCGTTCAGAGCATCCGTGACGAGGCGTTTAGCGACGGCTTCAAGCTTGGACACCTTCTTGGCCTTGCCGGCCTCCTTGATTTCGAGCTTGCTCTCCAGCTCCCTCGATAAGGCTGTCTTGAAGGAACGGGCGCCTTTGGGGCGCCCCTTCGGGTTCCCCGATTGGCCAGGCTTGAATTGGTGCTTCTTGGGCGGCTTACCGTAGCCGCCCGCGTTCGCGGTCTTGGACATGATCAGTCCTCCCGCTTCGCAGGTGCCGGCAGGGCGAGCACCGCTCCGCGCTGACCGGCATCAGAGAACGTCGCGCCGGATCCTGCCAGGCGGGCTTGCTGACCCGTCATGGCTTCCCAGCGGCGTATGGCGACGTCGACGTACTTGGGCTCAAGCTCAATCACGCGCGCTCTGCGCCTGGTGCGTTCAGCGGCGAGGATAAGGGATCCGGAGCCACCGAAACCATCGATCACGGTATCGCAAGGGTCGGTCAGATCAAGAATGGCGTCTGCGAGTAGGTCCGTGGGCTTCACAGTTGGGTGGTCGGCGAGATCTTCGTCGCGGCCCTTCCGGAAACCTGCAGCACCTGCGTAGGTCCAGACATTCGATCGATTGCGGCCAAATCGGCCAAGCTGAACGTTATTCACATGAGGTGCATGCCCGACCTTATAAAGGGCGAAGAATTCGTGCTGAGAGCGGTAGAGTGACCCCATCCCAGGCGTTGTCTTGGCCCATGTGATGATGTTGAGCCGCTTCGAATACAGAGGATTTGCTGCAGCGAACAAATCATCGAGGTGGTAGTGATCCATTGCGATCAGGTGCAGTGCTCCGTCGACGCTATGAGATACTGCCAGAGAAAGACTGTCACTCAGAAAGGTCTGGAATTGGCGGTCCGACATCTCACCGGAGCCGTACTGAAATTCAGTATGACCTTTCGAGGAGACGTCCCCTTTGATCCGGCGATTGTACGGCGGGTCTGTCAGGCATAGCCGCGCTTTGTCGTCACGCATCAGCCGGCACCAGACGTCTGGTTCCAGCGAGTTACCGCAGATCAGCTCATGGTCCCCGAGGAGCCAGTGATCGCCCAGCCTGGAAATGAGTTCCTGTGGCACTTCGAGTTCCACATCATCATCATTCGCAGGCTGATGTTCAGTCTGCCGGATTGCCAGGTCGATCTCAGCGATCTCGAAGCCGGTGGTGCGTAGGTCGAGGTCGATTTCAGTATCAACAAGGTCCGTGAATTCGAGAGCCAGAATTTCCCGATCCCACCCGCCGCGTTCTGGAAAGCGGTTGGCTGCGATAACGTATGCTCTTTTGTCTTCGAGGGACAGGTGCTGAATGACAATCGCCTCAATATACTCCCATCCCAGCTCGGCCGTAAGTTCCGAGCGTAGATGTCCAGAGAGGATGAAGGCATTTTCATCAACAATGATGGGGTCAATCAGGCCATTCGCCCGAATAGATGCGAGCAACGCTTGCCGCTTTCCGCGATCGTGGGTGCGGGCACGGCTTGGCCACGGTTTCAATGACGCAATTGGAATGCGTTCGATTACAGGCCTGGGTTCGTTGGTCGAAAGCGGAATGAGGGGCTTGTTGCCCATCAGAGTCTCCTTTGTAACGCGAACGAAAGCTCCGGAATTTTCCGAGAGTTTCGTCGGCGTACTGGAGACTGACCGGCGTGCCCGACAGGAGCGTATTGAGCACCCCGGTATTGCGCCGGGGCCGGTAAGATCAGCGTGCCGTCATTTTGATGACTGAACCTGTCGATGGCAAGGGCTGCATGATTCGGTCGAGTCCAGCAAGGGCGTTATTCCTCCTAATAGGCCAATGTGACCGCATCCCGGAACGCCTTCAGCTCATTGATGTGAAACCGTCCATCCCGATCGACCCCGGACTGT
Coding sequences:
- a CDS encoding DUF2075 domain-containing protein; amino-acid sequence: MSLQRHRREYRVIAPAYYQAPIDRFLNQSVDEILGQLTAAHGFALELMQRDAWKVQIELLQEELRELDHGEIFFEFAIPRMGKRADVVLLLDGTIFVLEFKVGASSFDRSAIDQVHDYALDLKNFHKGSHGLPIVPILIATRAPSVVSEKANWADDRVAAPILSNGRELIPLLRGLAPRSAGAVDPEAWIRSGYLPTPTIIEAAQALYQNHSVEEIARSDAGAQNLTATAECIRQIVADARANQKKAICFVTGVPGSGKTLAGLNIATESSHEDEEGRAVFLSGNGPLVIVLREALARDQVARLKAKKGDALREVSSFVQNIHHFRDEALRQETPPPEHIVIFDEAQRAWTRDQASKFMQQKRGQADFDMSEPQFLISVMDRHADWAVIICLVGGGQEINTGEAGLAEWMSALQAHYPDWEVHVSERLHDPDYGLEEHREGLLRSERVTWEEGLHLAVSMRSFRAEKLSEFVGHVLDNRPEEAQRVYAEIKDRYPIALTRDIDVAREWLRQHARGTERHGLIASSGAYRLRPEGINVRASIDPANWFLNGPDDVRSAYYLEEVATEFDVQGLELDWAGVCWDADLRYQEGGWSHHAFKGTRWQNVNSADRQLYLKNAYRVILTRARQGMVIYVPRGNADDPTRPPEFYDNIATYLARCGLG
- the terL gene encoding phage terminase large subunit; translation: MTDTTTLLEVHARKSDIHALCRTDFRSFIRKAFSYLHPTKVLEDGWHLDAMGFHLQRVGEGDIRRLMISLPPRSLKSLITSVFWPVFIIGNDPTKTVLAVSHSLELAIKLSNLTRQLISHPEIQEIFPALKGVLTKDSEREFTTLQGGGRIAISVDSNVTGRGGDVIVIDDPLDASDADSETACFAVNKWIDETLSTRTNNPATTPIVLVMQRLSIYDPAAHLIEQENWTQLSFPAIAVRNEKIPIGAGLFHERKVGDVLHPERYPREYLDKQRGVMGHRAFEAQFQQAPVPDGGGIIDLSKFRRYGDLPKLRDLTFYSIDAASGTDSGSYSVIMGFRIIDGQLYLTNVFRKRCTFPKLFRTVLKTSLCYRPDHLIIEKASNGIALIEQLNEEMRGTDFCERYPYFVQKVSPTENKVTRMEKAMIAVEQGKVLLPEEAEWLPALEAELRAFPNGRYNDQVDALSQAVKFFTWYRQQPFAEERKRGR
- a CDS encoding DUF5681 domain-containing protein produces the protein MSKTANAGGYGKPPKKHQFKPGQSGNPKGRPKGARSFKTALSRELESKLEIKEAGKAKKVSKLEAVAKRLVTDALNGNAKALTELLRQLNLHFEEVPDVDPTQQPASAEDQALLARFIERAIAEKEAKYD
- a CDS encoding DNA methyltransferase; translated protein: MGNKPLIPLSTNEPRPVIERIPIASLKPWPSRARTHDRGKRQALLASIRANGLIDPIIVDENAFILSGHLRSELTAELGWEYIEAIVIQHLSLEDKRAYVIAANRFPERGGWDREILALEFTDLVDTEIDLDLRTTGFEIAEIDLAIRQTEHQPANDDDVELEVPQELISRLGDHWLLGDHELICGNSLEPDVWCRLMRDDKARLCLTDPPYNRRIKGDVSSKGHTEFQYGSGEMSDRQFQTFLSDSLSLAVSHSVDGALHLIAMDHYHLDDLFAAANPLYSKRLNIITWAKTTPGMGSLYRSQHEFFALYKVGHAPHVNNVQLGRFGRNRSNVWTYAGAAGFRKGRDEDLADHPTVKPTDLLADAILDLTDPCDTVIDGFGGSGSLILAAERTRRRARVIELEPKYVDVAIRRWEAMTGQQARLAGSGATFSDAGQRGAVLALPAPAKRED